In Shewanella sp. MR-4, the genomic stretch TCACCTATCTGACCGGGAATCGTGAAGAGGTTTTAGGCTTCGACACAGGGCCTGGCAATACGCTGATTGATGCCTGGATCCAGCAAGTGAAAAATGAGCCCTATGACAAAGACGGCGAATGGGCCGCTTCTGGCAACACCGACCAACAGCTATTGGCGCAATTGCTGTCGCACCCTTATTTCTCCCTCGCCTATCCCAAGAGCACGGGGCGTGAATTGTTTAATCAGGCTTGGTTAGAACAGCAATTATCAGAGTTTAATCAATTGGATGAAGAAGATATCCAATCGACATTACTCGATTTAACCTGCCACAGTATCGCCCGTGATATCCTTAAACTTGCCCCAGTGGGAGAGTTATTTGTCTGCGGTGGAGGTGCCTTTAATACCGAGTTAATGCAGCGCTTAGCGGCGCTACTACCGGATTATCACATCGATACCACCTCCGCACTCGGTGTCGACCCTAAATGGGCCGAAGGCATCGCCTTTGCGTGGCTCGCAATGCGCCACAATTTAGGTTTGCCCGCTAACCTACCTGCAGTGACAGGCGCCTCGCGCGAAGCCGTATTAGGCGGACGCTTTAGCGCTAAGTAAAACTCAAACCTACTTAAGTAGCTTGTGTTTAAGCAGTATGATGTCCCGCTGCGGGAAGCCATCGAGTGTCATCACTAAGCGGTTTGACTCCGGAATATAGGTCATGGAGCCAAAGCCGCTTAGGCTAGAGCGGGGAACCCTTAGGAGTGATGTCAGCTGCTGACTGCTCGCCTCCCAAAAATTCAGCCGCTGCTCGTTACCATTGCTCGATTTAAAATACACTCCGTGTGCAGTAAGCACCCAGTTATTGCCCGCACGAAACACCTTCCCCGGGATAATCTCTTGCACCTGTTCGGGCTGCGTGAGATCAATCTGCCAAAGACCATTTACCCCATAGCGACTAAATACAAATTCGTTAGCCGATTTCGCAAAACCCACCGCCATAGTCAGAGGACTGATCACCCTTGGTGTACTGTTGTCTAAATAAAACTCCGTGATGCCATCAGTGGTCGATGCCAACACCGCCGTCCCCTGCCAATTCCAGCTGGGGCGACCATGATTGTGATAACTCGAGGCTAAGGCTGTAATATTTTTACTGGCTAAATCTAAAATAAAAATACGATTACCTTCATTGCTGTCATCGGGGGCGATAAAGGCGATTTTAGCGCCATCGGGAGACCAACGCGGGTAAGCTACGCGCGACTTGAGATGAGTATGTTGCTCAAGTTTTTTGCCGTTTATATCTGACGTCCAAATCTCGTTATAGCCCGTATCGCTGGAGACAAATACAATCCGTTTCGCCTCAGGGGAATAATCGGGATTGCGGTGGCTAATGCCGGAATACAGCAATGGAAACAAGCTGCCGGGCACGGATTCACCGAGGGAAAAATACGCCATCTGGAATTGACGACGATACTGATGATAAACCAGCTCGCCCTCATCGGATACGCTACTGGGATAGCTCATGCCCTCCACATCGAGTGGGCGAATATGGGCCGTTTCAATATCGATAGTAAAGCCGTTGCGACTACCAGAGTCTTCCGTAGCAAAAACCAGCGACTGGCTATCAGGCGTCCAACTCAAGCCGCGAATATCTTCTAGCCCATGGGTTAAACGTGTTTCATTGGCACTGGCTAAGTCGCGAATAAAAATATCCTCAGAGATATTACTAAAGCGCCTCGCTATTGCCAGCCAACGACCATCTGGACTGAAAGCTAAATCCCGGTCCTCATAGTTACAGTGCGCTTCGCAGGATAATCTTTCAGCCTTGGCGTCGGGTTGCACCAAAGACAAGCGGTAGATGCCACCCACCTTCCCCGCCTCATGGGAGGAGACATAGGCAAGATATTGGCCGTCAGCAGAAATATCTATCGCCGCCATATCGGTCGTGCAAGGCGCTAAGGCGAGGGTTTCATTGGTCGCAAGGGTCAACTGAGTGATGTGGCACTCCCTTGTACCCTGGGTGCGGGAGGCAAAAAACAGCTTAGTATCGTCTAAACTCCACACCGCTCGCAGCTCTGCAGACGAGAGAGGAGTTAACTGACGGGCGGGGATATCTTCACGTTTAAAATCTTTCAGATACAGGCTAGAAGTCACTCCAGGGCGACTCGCACCATACACTAACCAACGTCTATCGTGGGATAACCTAGGATAACGCTCCGACCCCGGATCTCGGGTCAGCACTGTCATTTGGGTCTCCGTCATCCGCTGCTTATCTTGGTACAGATGCACGCCAATCAATAGACCTGCAATTAAGATAACCGCCCCCACCAATATCGCCATCAAATGCAGTCGTTGCGTCGTATGTTGTAACTTCGCCTCAGTGGTTTGCAGTTTATCGATGTCGGCATCATCAGAATTATCATAGATAGGGGGCAATAACAGGCGGTAGCCCGCCTTTCGAACCGTTTCAATTACCCCGCCCTCCTGCTCGAGGGGCGATAATTGCTGTCGTAAATGCCAAATTGCATTGGTGAGAGCCTTAGTACCTACGTAAACATTGCCCTCCCACACTTTTTCGATCAACTCATCACGGGTCACCACATGAGGATGACGCAGGGCAAGATAGCTAAGCACTTCAATAAACTTAGGTTGAAGTGACACCTTAGCGGTTTCATGTTGGGACGTTTCATCCCCCTGCGTTTGAAATGAAATTGAGTTATCAGAAGGGTCAATGCGACAACTTCCTAAGCAAAAACTCAACTTACTCTTATCCTTCATTTTTCTCACACCTGAGTTATTGATCTTTTTATGGTTAGGGTAATGAGTACAACATCTTGGCTAGATACTACCTAAGACTTAGCCCAGTTAGCAAACGAATGACTTAAATTAACTATATAAAATTCAAAATATTAGCTTGTATAAAATCTAAAATAGAGATTTAAACAATATAGAATCGAGCCTAGGCGGATTGCGGCAAAGCAACAGATTGCTTACAACTGCATGACCAATAACAACATATGCGTCAACGTCTTACTCCTGTTACAAATTATCTGTGCGGGAGTTATTCACTTTGTTAGGGACCCAAATATGCTTCGTTTAGCCTTGATTTGCATCGGGATGATGTTATGTCCGATTTTTACCCCACAGACCTTAGCACAAGACTACCAAAAACCTTCCTCTGCGTTGCAGCAAACCATTAACCACAGTACCAGCCTCACGACTCGGCTTTCAAACGATCACCAATGGTTGGCATTGCTCAGCCCTATTTCGGCTCCCAGTATTACTACGTTGGCCATACCAGAGCAGAAACTCGCCGGGTTACGTATCGCGGCAGAGCAATATTTACCCAGCCGTATTAGCAAACGCTATCACCAACTCAGGCTAATTCATATTCAAAACAATCAGCAGCGAATGATTAGCTTGCCCGGCGGCCATGATATTACTGAGCTACAGTTTTCCCCCGACAGTCGCTATCTGTCCTATGTGAGCCTAACGCCAGAGGGCGGTTACTTATATGTTTACGACATCGTTAAAGGTCAGCATAAGCGTCTCTCGGATGAGCGCCTTAATGGCACCATAAGTCTTGACTATCAATGGGCTAACAATACCACCCTGCTCGCGCGTTTCGTGATAGCACCCGAGATCAACACGGTTGAGACTCAAGCTTCCATCGCCCCAAAAACTAAGGAAACCTCGGGTAAAAATAGTCCGCAGCGCACCTATCAAGATCTACTGAAAACCGCCGCGGATAAACAACGCTTTAACCAACTGACCACCAGTCAACTGGCAAGGGTAGATTTAGATGGCAAACTGACGAACATCGCCACACCGAGCATTATTAAGGAGTTTTCGGTGTCGCCCGATGGTCAATATATCTTAACGAGTCAGCTCACCACGCCCTTCTCGACTCAAGTAAAGTATTATGATTTCCCAATCTTAACAGAGATCTACAAACTTAACGGCCAACGAATTACTCAGTTACACCAAAGCCAGAGTGGAGAATCTAAGCCCCAAGGACGAGACTCAGTTTTGCCCGGCCCGCGGATGTTCCATTGGGTTCAAGGGCAAGCCGCCACCTTAGCCTTTACCGAAGCTCTAGATCAGGGCGATAGCCAGCAGGAGGCGCCGCTACGGGACAGTCTATGGCAACTCGATGCCCCCTTTGCCCAAAAAGCCAAACTGATCGCCAAAACCCCATGGCGGATCCTCGATATCGATTGGGCGGAAAACAACATCGCCTTAGTGACGCAGCGCAATAGCAAAGCACAGTTACTACGACTCAGCAGCCTAGACTCAAGTATTGGACAAAGCTCGTTACATACCTTGAACGAACGCAATCTGCGCGATAAATATCAAGAACTTGGCTCATTCCCAAGGCTATATTCCCAAGGTAAAGGGCAAGTGGTTCGCCTGCAGCAGCAAGCACAAACCACAGAGCTACTCCACTACGGCCAAGGGGCGTCCCCTCAGGGCGATAAGCCATTTTTAAAACGCACCTCACTCGCTACAGGCGAATCATCACTGTTATGGCAGTCTGCAACTAACCAATTGGAGTCAGTGCGCTATGTGCTCAATCTTGAGCCATTACAAATAATTATTAACCGTGAAAGCCCTACGGAGCCTCCGAGTCTTGTCTTAATCAATGGCACGAAGGAAAGCCTGCTATACCAACAAACCGATGGACTGAGTGCATATCGGGGCATGCAAAAGCAACTTGTCACCTACAACAGAGCCGATGGTGTTCCCCTATCTGGCACACTCTACTTACCCGCCAATTACACTAAGGCGCAAGGTACCTTACCCGTGTTGATGTGGGCTTATCCGCGGGAATTTAACGATCCCGATGTTGCTGGCCAAATTAGTTTTAGCGCCAATCAATATCCCACTATCAGCCCTAGAGGCCCGATCCCGCT encodes the following:
- a CDS encoding winged helix-turn-helix domain-containing protein, whose translation is MKDKSKLSFCLGSCRIDPSDNSISFQTQGDETSQHETAKVSLQPKFIEVLSYLALRHPHVVTRDELIEKVWEGNVYVGTKALTNAIWHLRQQLSPLEQEGGVIETVRKAGYRLLLPPIYDNSDDADIDKLQTTEAKLQHTTQRLHLMAILVGAVILIAGLLIGVHLYQDKQRMTETQMTVLTRDPGSERYPRLSHDRRWLVYGASRPGVTSSLYLKDFKREDIPARQLTPLSSAELRAVWSLDDTKLFFASRTQGTRECHITQLTLATNETLALAPCTTDMAAIDISADGQYLAYVSSHEAGKVGGIYRLSLVQPDAKAERLSCEAHCNYEDRDLAFSPDGRWLAIARRFSNISEDIFIRDLASANETRLTHGLEDIRGLSWTPDSQSLVFATEDSGSRNGFTIDIETAHIRPLDVEGMSYPSSVSDEGELVYHQYRRQFQMAYFSLGESVPGSLFPLLYSGISHRNPDYSPEAKRIVFVSSDTGYNEIWTSDINGKKLEQHTHLKSRVAYPRWSPDGAKIAFIAPDDSNEGNRIFILDLASKNITALASSYHNHGRPSWNWQGTAVLASTTDGITEFYLDNSTPRVISPLTMAVGFAKSANEFVFSRYGVNGLWQIDLTQPEQVQEIIPGKVFRAGNNWVLTAHGVYFKSSNGNEQRLNFWEASSQQLTSLLRVPRSSLSGFGSMTYIPESNRLVMTLDGFPQRDIILLKHKLLK
- a CDS encoding prolyl oligopeptidase family serine peptidase codes for the protein MLRLALICIGMMLCPIFTPQTLAQDYQKPSSALQQTINHSTSLTTRLSNDHQWLALLSPISAPSITTLAIPEQKLAGLRIAAEQYLPSRISKRYHQLRLIHIQNNQQRMISLPGGHDITELQFSPDSRYLSYVSLTPEGGYLYVYDIVKGQHKRLSDERLNGTISLDYQWANNTTLLARFVIAPEINTVETQASIAPKTKETSGKNSPQRTYQDLLKTAADKQRFNQLTTSQLARVDLDGKLTNIATPSIIKEFSVSPDGQYILTSQLTTPFSTQVKYYDFPILTEIYKLNGQRITQLHQSQSGESKPQGRDSVLPGPRMFHWVQGQAATLAFTEALDQGDSQQEAPLRDSLWQLDAPFAQKAKLIAKTPWRILDIDWAENNIALVTQRNSKAQLLRLSSLDSSIGQSSLHTLNERNLRDKYQELGSFPRLYSQGKGQVVRLQQQAQTTELLHYGQGASPQGDKPFLKRTSLATGESSLLWQSATNQLESVRYVLNLEPLQIIINRESPTEPPSLVLINGTKESLLYQQTDGLSAYRGMQKQLVTYNRADGVPLSGTLYLPANYTKAQGTLPVLMWAYPREFNDPDVAGQISFSANQYPTISPRGPIPLVAEGFAVFDKVSMPIIALGDKEPNDSFREQLVANAQAAIDTLVDLGIADRKQIAVGGHSYGAFMVANLLAHTDLFYAGIARSGAYNRSLTPFGFQNEERYYWQANDIYQQMSPFNYADKIKSPLLLVHGEMDQNSGTFPLQSERLFDAMQGLGGKARLVVLPFEGHSYAAKESLEHLLWEQSQFLKTNLPIR
- a CDS encoding anhydro-N-acetylmuramic acid kinase gives rise to the protein MNKAYYIGLMSGTSMDGVDAVLVDFAGEQPQLIATHTEAIPSHLLKGLQRLCLPGNDEINRLGRLDRSVGKLFALAVNNLLAKAQIAKEDIIAIGSHGQTVRHMPNLEVGFTLQIGDPNTIATETGIDVIADFRRKDIALGGQGAPLVPAFHQQTFAQVGKKRVILNIGGIANITYLTGNREEVLGFDTGPGNTLIDAWIQQVKNEPYDKDGEWAASGNTDQQLLAQLLSHPYFSLAYPKSTGRELFNQAWLEQQLSEFNQLDEEDIQSTLLDLTCHSIARDILKLAPVGELFVCGGGAFNTELMQRLAALLPDYHIDTTSALGVDPKWAEGIAFAWLAMRHNLGLPANLPAVTGASREAVLGGRFSAK